TTTGGTAGTGAACAGAAGCTGCATGAATCGATCCGCTACATTGTCAGCCGCTTTGCTCCTCCCGCTGTGTTTGTCTATACCACATGTGTCACAGCCCTCACTGGTGAAGATATCGAGGGGGTTTGCAAGGCTGAATCGGAGCGGCTGGGGACGCCGATCATTCCGGTGAACAGTCCGGGATTTGTGGGCAGTAAGAATCTCGGAACCCGGCTGGCCGGAGATGTGCTGTTCCAGCATATTATCGGCAGCACCGAGCCGGAACAGACAACCTCCCATGATATCAATCTCATTGGGGAATACAATATTGCGGGCGAGATGTGGCATATCGAGCGGCTGATGCAGCAGGCGGGAATGAGTATCCTGTCCCGAATTACCGGGGACGGTCGGTTCCGCGAGGTGGGCTGGGCGCACCGTGCCAAGGCCAACATGGTCGTATGCAGCCGGGCTTTGCTGGGTCTGGCAGTCCAAATGGAGCGTAAATACGGCATTCCTTATTTTGAAGGTTCATTTTATGGAGCAAAGGAGACGAGTTATTCCTTGCGGCAGATGGCTTACCTGACCGGAGATCGTGATGTGGAGCGACGGGTGGATAAGCTGGCCGCACGGGAGGAAATGAGGCTATCGCTGGAGCTGGAGCCCTACCGCAAGCAGCTGAAAGGAAAGCGGGCAGTGCTCTATACCGGGGGTGTAAAGAGCTGGTCTGTCATTACGGCTTTGCAGGAGCTGGGCATAAAGGTGGTTGGTGTAGGCACGAACAAGAGCACTGCCGAGGATGTATCCCGGATTGCTGACCGTATCGGGGATGATGCAGAATACATCCCGGAAGGAGGCGCCCGGCAGATTCTCAAGACCGTACGGAGCCGCAAGGCAGACATGGTCATTGCCGGAGGCCGGAACATGTATATGGCGCTTAAGGAACAGATTCCTTTTGTGGACATCAATCAAGAGCGGCACAAAGCCTATGCGGGCTATGACGGGCTGTTGTCTCTGGCGAAACAGCTTGTGCATACGCTGCAGCATCCAGTATGGGAGCTGACCGCCAAATTGGCTCCATGGGAGGAGGAGACGGAATTTGCTGATTAAATCCGCCACGAAGCCTGTCAGTGTCAACCCGCTCAAGGTAGGACAGCCTTTGGGCGGCGTGCTGGCTCTGCAGGGGATGTATCGCTCAATGCCTTTGCTGCACGGCGCTCAGGGCTGCTCGGCCTTCTCCAAGGCGCTGCTGACTCGCCATTTTCGAGAGCCGATTGCCGTTCAGACCTCTGCGTTGCAAGAGATGGACGTTATATTTGATGCAGACCGGAATCTGGAGGAGGCGCTGGATCATATCTGGTCCAAACACCATCCAGATGTCATCGGCGTTATCAGCACGGCCCTCACTGAGGTGGCAGGCGTTGACTTTCAGTCTAGGGTAAAGGCGTTCAAGCGAGAACGGGCATTGAAGGACAGTCTGCTGTTTTCTGTATCGCTGCCTGATTTTCACGGCTCTCTGGAGACGGGCTACAGCAGTACAGTAGAGTCACTAATGGATGCCGTACTCGGGTTGGCCGGGGGCAAGTCCCCCAAAAAACAGCGCCGGACGCAGGTCAATCTGCTGCCGGCTTCTTATCTGACTGCCGGAGATGTCATGGAAATCAAGGATATTATCGCTTCCTTCGGCCTGGAGGTTATTACGCTCCCCGATATTTCCACTTCCTTGTCCGGTCACCTGCTGACAGGCTTTTCCCCTTTGACGAGAGGGGGGACTCCGCTGGATTCAGCCTGCCAGATGCTGGAGTCTTCCTGCACCATTGCCATTGGCGCGAGCATGGAGCGTCCGGCGCGCAGGCTGACTCATGCTGCAGGTATTCCCTACCACTTGTTCGCTGGTCTGTCTGGCTTGGCCGCGAGTGATGCGTTCATACATTTTCTGCAGAAAATCAGCCGCGAGCCAGCCCCCGTTCGCTTCCGTTGGCAGCGTGAAAATCTGTTGGACAGCATGCTGGATGCCCATTTCTATTATTCTGGCGCTTCGGCTGTAGTGGCGCTAGAACCGGATCATATGCTGTCGACCGCAGCCTGGCTGGAGGAGATGGGAGTGGAACTGAAGCGGCTAATTACACCCTGCAGCACGCCCGCACTGCAAAAGACAGAACGGGAAGTCTGGATCGGTGACCTGGATGATGCAGAGGAGAGCGCGCAGGGTGTTGATTTGTGGATCAGCAACTCACATGGAAGAAAGGGAGCGGCACGGGCTGGGGCCTCATTCGTACCGGCAGGCTTGCCGGTGTATGACGAGCTAGGCGCCCACACATCCGTAAGCGTCGGATACCGTGGAACCATGGAGTGGGTGAACAAAGTAGGCAATGTATTGCTTGCCGAGAGGGGGAGGGGAGGATGAAGGTTGCATTTGCGACGGAAGACGGCGTGCTTGTGAATGCTCATTTTGGGCAGAGTCCCATGTTCACTATATTCGAAATCCGGCACTCAGGCGTCCAGTTCCTGGAGCATCGGCGGATAGCCCTGGGGAGCGATGAGAATGAGGCGGGCAAGATCGCCAGCCGAATTGGCCTGATCGAGGATTGTGCCTTGATCTTCCTGGTACAGATTGGCGCTTCCGCCGCCGCACAGGTTACCAAGCGGACCATTATGCCTGTGAAGGTGGCCTTCGGTAGCACCATTGAGGAGCAGGTCCAGCGTCTCCAGAATATGCTGACTCGCAATCCGCCCATGTGGCTTGCCAAAATCCTGCATGCTGAGGAGGGCAGCGGCAAAGCCGAATCATGAGCCCTCCTGTAAGGAAGAGCAACCATATAGGGTATTAAGATCCTGCAGACCGAATATCTTAAAGGCGGGAGCCGCACATGGAGGGGGTGGACGAATGGTACAACTGCTGGAAGACAGTAGATACGGACGCCAGTTGAAGCTGCTGGGAGTGGAAGGTCAGAACAGGCTAAAGCAGGCTACGGTTATGGTTGCAGGCATCGGAGGATTGGGAGGGGCAGCGGCCATGTACCTGGCCGCTGCCGGAGTAGGAAAGCTGATATTGGCCCATGAGGGCGTAATCCATCTGCCCGATATGAACCGGCAGGTGCTGATGGACAGCGGACGAATCGGGGAGGAACGGATGGAGACGGCATTACAGCATTTGCATCGTATCAATCCGGAGACCGAGCTTGAGGGCCACGCCCACAGAATCACGGAAGAATCCTCTGGACCATGGGTAGAAGCGTCGGATATCGTGATTGATGCACGATATGACTTTCCGGAAAGATATGCGCTGAACAGACTATGTGTTCGACATGGAAGACCGATGATAGAAGCGGCCATGTACGCCTATGAAGTATCATTGATGACCATTGATCCCGGTAAGACGGCATGCCTGGAATGTCTTTACCCGGAAGGCGGACAGCCTTGGGAACCTCTGGGATTCCCGGTCCTGGGAGCCACCTCCGGCTTGATTGGCTGCATGGCTGCACTGGAAGCGGTCAAATGGATTACAGATGCGGGCAATCTGTTCACTGACCGCATGTACCGTATGAATGTGCTGGATATGAGCAGCTGCACCATAGCGGTCAAACGCAACCCGCGTTGTCCGTGCTGCGGAACGGGAGGGGATACAGATGAGTCGGTTGCATATTTGTGATACGACACTTCGTGACGGAGAACAGGCTCCGGGCGTTGCCTTTTCAGCCGAGGAAAAAACTGAAATTGCCATCATGCTGGACTCGGCGGGGGTGGAGCAGGCTGAGATCGGAATTCCGGCAATGGGAAAGACGGAGTGCAGGTCTATTGCCAGGATTGCTGCTCTCGGACTTCAGATGAAGCTAATGACCTGGAATCGCGCGGTGTTCACGGATATTGATGCAACTGAATCGACAGGTGTCGGCTGGGCCCATATTTCGGTTCCCGTGTCGACGGTGCAGATGAAGTCCAAGCTGGGTATGAATCCTGAGCAGGTGACGGAGCTGATCCGCAAGTCTGTCGATTACGCTCTGTGTAAAGGATTGACTGTTTCCGTAGGCTTTGAGGATGCTTCAAGGGCAGATGACCTGTTCCTTGAGCAGTTGGCGAATCAGCTCTATAGGGATGGCATCCGGCGCTTCAGATATGCCGATACGCTGTCCGTTCACCATCCCGCTGCCATAGCTGCCCGTATAGACAGGCTTGTATCGCGCGTGCCACAGGATGTGGAGCTTGAGATTCACTGTCATAATGATTATGGCCTGGCGCTTGCCAATACCCTGGCAGCTTTGCAAGCGGGAGCTGTCTGGGCCAGTACCACGGTGTCGGGACTTGGGGAAAGGGCAGGTAATACCGCGCTGGAGGAGGTGGTGATGTCGTGGAGGGACCTATATCAAGGAACCTGCAGCGTCCGTCCCGAACTGCTGAACCCGCTGGCTGCACTGGTGTCCAAAGCCTCCAACCGAATCATTCCTGAAGGCAAGCCCATTGTGGGAGACATGGTATTCGCCCATGAATCCGGCATACATATCAACGGTCTGCTAAAGGAGCGCGCCGCCTATCAGGCGCTTGATCCGACTGAGCTGGGCACTGACCATTCCTTCGTACTCGGCAAGCATTCGGGCAGAAGTGCAGTTCAATATATGCTGGAGCAGGAAGGAATCGAGGCAGGCTCCGGTGAAATCAAGTTCCTGCTGGAGCGGCTTCGCCTAGTCGGTGAAGATCCCAAGCGTGTCATCCATAGCGCGGATTTAAGACGCTGGCTGCAGTATTATCCGGCAGAGCTGCCGAAATAACCGAAAAAGCGTTCCCGTCCGGTAAGTGTGACCGTGACTGGAACGCTTTCTTGCATATCTTTTAATTTCACAACCGGAGTCTCCAATTTGCTGGTTAAACGAAGCCGTTCAGAAGGGTATAATAAAATATAGTGCTGTATAAAGTGCGTATATATGGTTTTACAGTAGGTCTTGATTCATATAACCATTACACGCTGATCTGGAAGGACGGCTATGGGCAATTGGAGGAATGCTTGTGGGAATGATGTTTTCTTTTCTAAAAAAATATCGGGTTCCAGCCATCGCAGCGCTCGTGATGATGCTGCTGGAATTGACGGTAGAGCTATCACAGCCATATTTGATCTCCAAAATCATTGATGAGGGCATCCGGCAGCAAGATTTATCCGTCGTCTGGTTATGGGGCAGTGTACTGGTGGGGAGTGCCGTTATCGCTTTTATGGCGGGCATATCCAGCTCTTTTTTTGCTTCACATGCAAGTCAGGGCTTCGGCTATGATTTGCGGGAAAAGCTGTATCGTAAAGTGCAATCCTTTTCATATCCTGTGTTTAAACGTTTTGCCACTTCGTCACTGATTACGCGCCTGACCGGGGATGTCACGCAAGTACAGGATACGGTGTTTATGAGCCTGCGGTTTATGACACGGGTTCCGCTGGTGGTCATCGGCAGTATTGTGATGGCACTGGTTGTACATTTCAGGCTTGGGCTGCTACTGGCGGTTATGGCCCCGGTGCTGTTCGTGTTTGTGCTGGTAATGATGCGGCGAACGGTCACTTTGTTTAAGGGTGTCCAGCGTCGCTTGGATGACGTTAATGGAGTGATTCAGGAGAACCTGACAGGCATCCGACTCATCCGGGTTTTTGTGCGGATGCGGCATGAAATCGAACGTTTTGCCCATTACGGAGGCGAATTGATGAAAGGGACGGTGTCCGCTCTACGCTGGACAGAAACGACGATGCCGTTCATTTTATTTACGATGAATGCAGGGATTATTGCAGTACTTTGGTTCGGACGCGGTCAAATTTCCACTGGGGATGCCAGTGTAGGACAGGTGGTCGCCGTCGTCAATTATTCACTGCGGACGATTGGAGCCTTGTCTGCCTTATCAGGTATCGTTGTTGTATTTTCCCGAGCTACTGCATCTACCGGACGGATTCGTGAGGTATTGGACACATCTAATGAAGATGGGTCAGAGCTGGAGTCTGTTTCAACACATCATACACGGATTAAGGGACAGGTGGAAATGGACCGGGTGAGCTTTCGTTATCCGGGCAGTGATCTGGCTGTCCTAAAGGATATATCTTTTAGGGCGCAACCGGGCGAGCGGATAGCTATTATGGGGGCCACAGGCTCGGGAAAATCCTCACTTGTGCAGTTGATTACGCGTCTGTATGAAGAAGATGAAGGTCATGTGCGTTTTGACGGAAAGGACGCTCGTGAACTGGATGCGTCCATATTACGAGAGGCTATTGGCTATGTCCCTCAGGAGGTACTGCTATTCACCGGCTCGATTCGGGATAATATTGCTTGGGGGCTGGAGAATGCCAGCCTGAAGCAAATTCAGGAAGCCGCACGCATGGCGCAAATCCATCATATGATTGAACGCTTGCCGCAAGGCTATGACACGATGCTCGGACAGCGTGGCGTCAATCTGTCTGGCGGACAGAAACAGCGGCTTTCGATTGCCCGCGCACTGGTGCGCCAGCCGGCAGTGCTGATTTTGGACGACAGCACAAGTGCGCTGGATGTAGGGACAGAAGCAGCACTACTGAATGCACTCGATGGCCTGTCCTGCACGACATTTCTCATTACGCAGAAGATCAGCTCGACCGCATCGGCAGATCAGATTTTACTGCTGGATGAGGGCCGCCTGATGGCAAGTGGAAGTCATGAGCATCTCATGGATAGCTCGGATCTATATCGGCGTATCTATGAATCACAATACGGAAAGGAGGAGTCCCATGTTCAAGGAACTCATTGAACCGTTCCGTCAGCCTACACCGCCGTCCGGTGTGCTGCGAAATCCGGCGGGAGCTGAAGGACGCCGCAAGGCCAAAGCGAAGAACTGGTCTGGCACCTTAGGACGGATATGGGCTTATCTGGCTCGCCGTAAGGCCAAACTGATGCTGGTATTGTTCATGGTACTGCTCAGCTCCGGGCTAGCTCTGCTGGGTCCATATCTGGTCGGCGTAGCGGTAGATGATTTTCTCGAAGGTCCGGGTGGACGCACGTGGATTTATTTTCTCATCGGATTAGGGGCTGCATATCTGCTCAACTCGCTAACCTCCTGGCTGCAAAATATCTGGATGATTGAGATTGCCCAAGAGACGGTGTACCGCATGCGTTTCGAACTGTTTTCACATTTGCATCGACTACCGATTCCTTTTTACGGCAAACGTCAGCAGGGCGAGATCATGAGCCGTCTGACTAATGATATCGAAAATGTCAGTTCTACGCTGAACAGCTCCGCCATTCAGATTTTTTCGAGCATATTGACGTTAATCGGTACACTCACGGTGATGCTGTGGTTAAGCCCGCTGATGACCCTGCTGACCTTTATCGTGGTGCCGTTAATGGCTACCGGGATGCGCTGGATTACACGTCGTACCGGGCCCTTATATAAGGAACGCCAGAAGAATGTGGGCGAACTGAACGGATACATCGAAGAAACGCTGTCCGGGCAGCAGATTATTAAAGCATTTTCGCAGGAAAAGAGAGTCATCCATGGATTTGCTGAGCGCAATGACCGTATTCGGCTGTCGGGCTTCTGGGCCCAAACGATTTCAGGCTTTATACCGAAGCTGATGAACGGACTGAATAATCTCAGCTTTGCTATTGTAGCGGGGATCGGTGGGATTTTGGCCATTCGAGGCTCCATCACTATAGGTACAATTATTGTATTCGTAGAATATGCCCGCCAGTTCACTAGACCGCTGAACGATCTGGCTAACCAGTGGAACACCCTGCTGTCCGCCATTGCCGGAGCTGAGCGTGTATTTGAAATATTGGATGAAGATGAAGAGTCCAAGGATGAACGCGGCGCAGTGGAGGTAGAGCATGTAAAGGGGGAGGTACGGTTTTCGGATGTTTCCTTCGGCTATGATGAGGGAAGCGCTACGCTGGAAGGTATCTCTTTTGAAGCCAAACCTGGTGAAATGATCGCGCTGGTTGGTCCGACCGGGGCAGGAAAAACGACACTAATTCAGCTTCTTTCCAGATTTTATAGCCCCGACAAGGGAACGATTACGCTGGACGGGCGCGATATCACCACCATACAGCGTGAAAGCTTGCGCTCCCGCATGGCATTTGTGCTACAGGACTCCTTCCTGTTTCAGGGGACGATTCGTGAAAATATCCGCTTCGGCAGACTGGACGCCACCGATGAGGAGGTTGAACAAGCATCGAAACTGGCCAACGCCCATTCCTTTATCATGCGGATGAAGGACGGATACGACAAGGTGCTTGAAGTGAACGGCAGCGGCATTAGTCAAGGGCAAAAACAACTGCTGGCTATTGCCCGTGCTATTTTGGCCAACCCTTCCATCCTTGTACTCGACGAGGCAACCAGCAGCATCGACACCATTACCGAGATGAAGATACAAGAAGGACTGGAGCGGCTCATGCAGGGGCGAACAAGTTTCGTCATCGCGCATCGGCTGAATACCATTCGTCAGGCTGACCGGATTCTGGTCTTGAAGGATGGCCGTCTGGAGGAGCAGGGCTCTCATGATGAGCTGCTGACCCATAAAGGCTTTTACAACGACTTATATTATGGTCAGTTGAGAAAGCAAAGCTCTTAAGCCGGCTCGCGATTAACAGATTTACAGGCATACTTAAAAGGACTACCCCGGGGACGGTCCTTTTTAAGTATGCCTTTTTACAGATATGTACTTTTAAAGAGGCGTTTGAAATGAAGATACTGCTTTCACAATAATAAATATACCCATACCCCGTATATGTATGTTAGTATGGGTGTGCAAGAATAAAATCCCACTTCAAAGGAGAGTCATCATGAAAATCGCAATCATGCTTTTCGATGGAATCACAGCATTAGATGCCATAGGTCCATATGATGTATTTGCTGCTACACTGAAATGTGAAGTGAAGTTTGTCGCTAAGAAAAAAGGGTTAGTCAAACTGGACTCAAATATGGGTTATTTGCATGCCGATTACAGTTTTTCTGAAGTACCTTCAGCTGATATTCTTGTTGTTCCAGGCTGCAGTCCGCCAAATTATAAAACTCCAATGAATGACGAAGAAACGTTAAACTGGATTCGCCAAATACATGAAACTACGAAATGGACCACGTCGGTTTGTAATGGCTCTCTGATTTTGAGCGCCGCAGGCCTGTTAAATGGAACCGTAGCCACCAGTCATTGGGGCTCCTTAGACCTGCTTCAATCTCTTGGAGCCATTCCAACAGATGAGAGAGTGGTTCGTCAGGGCAAAATCATTACAGCAGCCGGTGTCTCCTCTGGTATTGATATGGCACTCCAGTTAATAGCTTGGGAATTGGGAGAAGACATGAGTAAAGGAGTCCAGCTGATTTTGGAATACGATCCTCAGCCTCCGTTTGACACGGGTTCACCCAAGAAAGCACCTGCTATATTGGTAGAACAAATAAGAGGTATGTTACAAGAGTTTGCAAAAAGGGAGCCTCATGTGTAAATCAAGAATAACAAGATCTCTTCTCGGTATTAGCTTGGCTTAATAGATTTGTATTTTTATTTACAATGGCCCCTATTTCAACTAATATAGTTTACACATAGTAAAGGGTTACATGGTGTAAATGGTTGGAGGGGGTTACAAACATGAGCAGCTTACCTAAGTCTGCTACATTTCCACTTTTCATTCTGATGCTGAATTTGTTTATTGCTTTATTAGGTCAAGGCATGGTAATTCCCATTCTGCCTGAATATCTGAAACAATTTAATGCGGCAGGAGCTGCTGCGGGGTATCTTATTGCCGCTTTTGGAGCAGCACAGTTTATTTTTTCGCCCCTAGGTGGGCAGCTTTCGGATAGATGGGGTCGAAAATCCATGATCATCACCGGTCTGTTTTTAACGGTCATTTCGGATCTCATGTTTGCTGTATCTACGACATTGCCTCTTCTATATATTGCCCGATTTATCGGGGGGATAGGTATTGGATTGATGGTTCCTTCCAATATGGCCTACGTCGCTGATATTACCACTTCTGAAACCCGAGCTAAAGGAATGGGATACTTGGGTGCTTCCATGAATTTGGGGATGGTGCTCGGTCCAGGGTTAGGTGGAATGATCGCTGAGTTTGGCATAAGGGTGC
The Paenibacillus peoriae DNA segment above includes these coding regions:
- a CDS encoding ABC transporter ATP-binding protein; amino-acid sequence: MFKELIEPFRQPTPPSGVLRNPAGAEGRRKAKAKNWSGTLGRIWAYLARRKAKLMLVLFMVLLSSGLALLGPYLVGVAVDDFLEGPGGRTWIYFLIGLGAAYLLNSLTSWLQNIWMIEIAQETVYRMRFELFSHLHRLPIPFYGKRQQGEIMSRLTNDIENVSSTLNSSAIQIFSSILTLIGTLTVMLWLSPLMTLLTFIVVPLMATGMRWITRRTGPLYKERQKNVGELNGYIEETLSGQQIIKAFSQEKRVIHGFAERNDRIRLSGFWAQTISGFIPKLMNGLNNLSFAIVAGIGGILAIRGSITIGTIIVFVEYARQFTRPLNDLANQWNTLLSAIAGAERVFEILDEDEESKDERGAVEVEHVKGEVRFSDVSFGYDEGSATLEGISFEAKPGEMIALVGPTGAGKTTLIQLLSRFYSPDKGTITLDGRDITTIQRESLRSRMAFVLQDSFLFQGTIRENIRFGRLDATDEEVEQASKLANAHSFIMRMKDGYDKVLEVNGSGISQGQKQLLAIARAILANPSILVLDEATSSIDTITEMKIQEGLERLMQGRTSFVIAHRLNTIRQADRILVLKDGRLEEQGSHDELLTHKGFYNDLYYGQLRKQSS
- a CDS encoding NifB/NifX family molybdenum-iron cluster-binding protein, which encodes MKVAFATEDGVLVNAHFGQSPMFTIFEIRHSGVQFLEHRRIALGSDENEAGKIASRIGLIEDCALIFLVQIGASAAAQVTKRTIMPVKVAFGSTIEEQVQRLQNMLTRNPPMWLAKILHAEEGSGKAES
- a CDS encoding DJ-1/PfpI family protein, producing the protein MKIAIMLFDGITALDAIGPYDVFAATLKCEVKFVAKKKGLVKLDSNMGYLHADYSFSEVPSADILVVPGCSPPNYKTPMNDEETLNWIRQIHETTKWTTSVCNGSLILSAAGLLNGTVATSHWGSLDLLQSLGAIPTDERVVRQGKIITAAGVSSGIDMALQLIAWELGEDMSKGVQLILEYDPQPPFDTGSPKKAPAILVEQIRGMLQEFAKREPHV
- the nifE gene encoding nitrogenase iron-molybdenum cofactor biosynthesis protein NifE; amino-acid sequence: MEPAVSNGRLEVSCGNKIPKSTPCPRPVPGEASGGCSFDGAQITLIPIADAAHLVHGPIACLGNSWESRGSLSSGPELSAYGFTTDLGEQDIIFGSEQKLHESIRYIVSRFAPPAVFVYTTCVTALTGEDIEGVCKAESERLGTPIIPVNSPGFVGSKNLGTRLAGDVLFQHIIGSTEPEQTTSHDINLIGEYNIAGEMWHIERLMQQAGMSILSRITGDGRFREVGWAHRAKANMVVCSRALLGLAVQMERKYGIPYFEGSFYGAKETSYSLRQMAYLTGDRDVERRVDKLAAREEMRLSLELEPYRKQLKGKRAVLYTGGVKSWSVITALQELGIKVVGVGTNKSTAEDVSRIADRIGDDAEYIPEGGARQILKTVRSRKADMVIAGGRNMYMALKEQIPFVDINQERHKAYAGYDGLLSLAKQLVHTLQHPVWELTAKLAPWEEETEFAD
- the nifN gene encoding nitrogenase iron-molybdenum cofactor biosynthesis protein NifN, with the protein product MLIKSATKPVSVNPLKVGQPLGGVLALQGMYRSMPLLHGAQGCSAFSKALLTRHFREPIAVQTSALQEMDVIFDADRNLEEALDHIWSKHHPDVIGVISTALTEVAGVDFQSRVKAFKRERALKDSLLFSVSLPDFHGSLETGYSSTVESLMDAVLGLAGGKSPKKQRRTQVNLLPASYLTAGDVMEIKDIIASFGLEVITLPDISTSLSGHLLTGFSPLTRGGTPLDSACQMLESSCTIAIGASMERPARRLTHAAGIPYHLFAGLSGLAASDAFIHFLQKISREPAPVRFRWQRENLLDSMLDAHFYYSGASAVVALEPDHMLSTAAWLEEMGVELKRLITPCSTPALQKTEREVWIGDLDDAEESAQGVDLWISNSHGRKGAARAGASFVPAGLPVYDELGAHTSVSVGYRGTMEWVNKVGNVLLAERGRGG
- a CDS encoding homocitrate synthase/isopropylmalate synthase family protein, whose protein sequence is MSRLHICDTTLRDGEQAPGVAFSAEEKTEIAIMLDSAGVEQAEIGIPAMGKTECRSIARIAALGLQMKLMTWNRAVFTDIDATESTGVGWAHISVPVSTVQMKSKLGMNPEQVTELIRKSVDYALCKGLTVSVGFEDASRADDLFLEQLANQLYRDGIRRFRYADTLSVHHPAAIAARIDRLVSRVPQDVELEIHCHNDYGLALANTLAALQAGAVWASTTVSGLGERAGNTALEEVVMSWRDLYQGTCSVRPELLNPLAALVSKASNRIIPEGKPIVGDMVFAHESGIHINGLLKERAAYQALDPTELGTDHSFVLGKHSGRSAVQYMLEQEGIEAGSGEIKFLLERLRLVGEDPKRVIHSADLRRWLQYYPAELPK
- a CDS encoding ABC transporter ATP-binding protein, with the translated sequence MMFSFLKKYRVPAIAALVMMLLELTVELSQPYLISKIIDEGIRQQDLSVVWLWGSVLVGSAVIAFMAGISSSFFASHASQGFGYDLREKLYRKVQSFSYPVFKRFATSSLITRLTGDVTQVQDTVFMSLRFMTRVPLVVIGSIVMALVVHFRLGLLLAVMAPVLFVFVLVMMRRTVTLFKGVQRRLDDVNGVIQENLTGIRLIRVFVRMRHEIERFAHYGGELMKGTVSALRWTETTMPFILFTMNAGIIAVLWFGRGQISTGDASVGQVVAVVNYSLRTIGALSALSGIVVVFSRATASTGRIREVLDTSNEDGSELESVSTHHTRIKGQVEMDRVSFRYPGSDLAVLKDISFRAQPGERIAIMGATGSGKSSLVQLITRLYEEDEGHVRFDGKDARELDASILREAIGYVPQEVLLFTGSIRDNIAWGLENASLKQIQEAARMAQIHHMIERLPQGYDTMLGQRGVNLSGGQKQRLSIARALVRQPAVLILDDSTSALDVGTEAALLNALDGLSCTTFLITQKISSTASADQILLLDEGRLMASGSHEHLMDSSDLYRRIYESQYGKEESHVQGTH
- a CDS encoding HesA/MoeB/ThiF family protein, whose translation is MVQLLEDSRYGRQLKLLGVEGQNRLKQATVMVAGIGGLGGAAAMYLAAAGVGKLILAHEGVIHLPDMNRQVLMDSGRIGEERMETALQHLHRINPETELEGHAHRITEESSGPWVEASDIVIDARYDFPERYALNRLCVRHGRPMIEAAMYAYEVSLMTIDPGKTACLECLYPEGGQPWEPLGFPVLGATSGLIGCMAALEAVKWITDAGNLFTDRMYRMNVLDMSSCTIAVKRNPRCPCCGTGGDTDESVAYL